A genomic region of Micromonospora sp. NBC_01796 contains the following coding sequences:
- a CDS encoding sulfotransferase family protein, which translates to MSGVGRRLATDRLRRGVRAARAWGRAARPGPPGPLPDFLVIGGQRCGTTSLYHYLAAHPLVRGATGKELQFFSLHHARGLRWYRGHFPDLAPGERSFEASPYYLFHPSVPARIAADLPEARFVALLRDPVQRAYSHYLHTRSYGTEPLSFADALDAEEERLALALRDGPDTRTAHRALRNHSYVARGRYAEQLERWYAHIPRERIHVAYTEDLHTDPAGTYAGILRHLDLPPFTPETFTHHTRRVDPGPSQLTPALTTRLTHHFAPHNTHLSTLLPTPPPWPTPWPTP; encoded by the coding sequence GTGAGCGGGGTCGGCCGTCGGCTGGCGACGGATCGGTTGCGGCGCGGTGTGCGGGCGGCGCGGGCGTGGGGACGGGCCGCCCGTCCCGGACCGCCGGGACCGCTGCCGGACTTCCTGGTGATCGGTGGTCAGCGGTGCGGGACAACGTCGCTCTACCACTACCTCGCCGCCCACCCGCTCGTACGCGGCGCCACCGGCAAGGAGTTGCAGTTCTTCAGCCTGCACCACGCCCGGGGGCTGCGCTGGTACCGGGGCCACTTCCCCGACCTCGCGCCGGGCGAGCGGAGTTTCGAGGCGAGCCCGTACTACCTGTTCCATCCGAGCGTGCCGGCCCGGATCGCGGCGGACCTGCCCGAGGCGCGTTTTGTCGCCCTGCTGCGCGATCCGGTGCAGCGGGCGTACTCGCACTACCTGCACACCCGCTCGTACGGCACGGAGCCGCTCTCGTTCGCGGACGCGCTCGACGCGGAGGAGGAGCGGCTGGCGCTGGCACTGCGCGACGGGCCGGACACCCGTACCGCCCACCGGGCGCTGCGCAACCACTCGTACGTCGCCCGTGGACGCTATGCGGAGCAGCTCGAACGCTGGTACGCGCACATCCCCCGGGAGCGGATCCACGTCGCCTACACCGAGGACCTGCACACCGACCCGGCCGGAACGTACGCCGGGATCCTGCGCCACCTCGACCTGCCCCCCTTCACCCCCGAGACCTTCACCCACCACACCCGCCGCGTCGACCCCGGCCCCTCCCAACTAACCCCAGCCCTAACCACCCGCCTAACCCACCACTTCGCCCCCCACAACACCCACCTATCAACCCTCCTCCCCACCCCACCCCCCTGGCCCACCCCCTGGCCCACCCCCTGA